The region CAGCATTGTCATTGAGTTCGTTAAGCTTGGTCATCTGTGCACTCGCTTTCGCTATGTTCGCGCAGTCCCGACGAGGGACAACAAAGAGGAGGCGCCACTAGCGCGCTTCCCAAAAAACGAAAGAGGGGCTCCCCCCTCTCCCGCTCAATTCTGTCTGGTCGCAGGCCTTAGCCTTCCACCACCTGCACCATATGGGGCAGCTTCTTGATCGCGCCGCGGACTTCCGCAGTGTCTTCCAGCTCCACCACCCGGTGCATCTTGCCCAGGCCCAGACCGATCAGAATCTTCTTCTGGTCGGCGGGGCGACGGATCGGCGAACCGATCTGCTTGATCTTGATCTTCGCCATGTCGTCTTACTCCACAATCGCTTCGGCATCAGCCTGCGCGACTTCGGCCGAAGCACCGCCGCGACGGAGCAGGTCAGCGACCTTCTTGCCACGGCGCTGCGCCACCGACTTCGGGCTGGTCTGCTCACCCAGCGCCGCGAAGGTTGCACGGATCATGTTGTAGGGGTTCGACGTGCCGTTCGACTTGGTCACGACGTCAGCGACGCCGAGGCTTTCGAACACGGCGCGCATCGGACCGCCCGCAATGATGCCCGTACCGGCCGGAGCCGAACGAACCGTCACCTTGCCTGCGCCGAAATGACCAAGGCCGTCATGATGCAGCGTGCGGCCTTCCTTCAGCGGAACGCGAACCATCGCCTTCTTGGCCGAAGCAGTCGCCTTGCTGATCGCTTCAGGCACTTCGCGCGCCTTGCCATGACCAAAGCCCGCACGGCCCTTGCCGTCGCCGACCACGACCAGAGCAGCGAAGCCGAAGCGCTTACCGCCCTTGACGGTCTTCGATACGCGGTTGATGTGAACCAGCTTCTCGATCAGTTCTTCGCCCTGATCTTCATCGCGATTGCCGCCACGGCGGTCGTCACGGCGGCCACGACCACCACGTTCGCCACGGTTGCGGTCGCCGCCACGGCCACGACCACGGCCGGGACCGCGCGCCTCGGTCTGCTGCTCGCCACCTTCGACGGCAGCGGGTGCGCCCGGCTGGGCCTGGATTTCGTTTTCGTCAGCCATGTTCAGAACTCCAGCCCGGCTTCACGGGCCGCATCGGCCAGCGCCTTGACGCGGCCATGGAAGAGGAAGCCACCGCGATCGAACACGACCTGGGTGACGCCGGCAGCGGTCGCCGCAACGGCGACCCGCTTGCCGACTTCGGCGGCGGCTTGCGCGGTTGCACCGGCCTTACCGCGCACATCCTTGTCCAGGGTCGATGCCGCAGCCAGGGTCTTGCCCTGCGTGTCATCAATCACCTGGGCGTAAATGTGACGGCCCGAACGGTGGACGCTAAGGCGGGGCTTATGGCCCGAAACAGCCTTGAGCGCGGTGCGAACGCGACGGCGACGCCGCGCGAAGAGGGAAAGCTTTGCCATCTTACTTCTTCTTCCCTTCCTTGCGGAAGATGAATTCGCCGGCGTACTTGATGCCCTTGCCCTTATAGGGTTCGGGCTTGCGCCAACGACGGATCTCGGCCGCTACCTGACCGACCTGCTGTTTGTCGATGCCGCTGATCTCGACCGTGGTATTGTCCGGGGTCTTGATCTCGATCCCTTCCGGGATCTCGAAATCGACGTCATGGCTGTAGCCCAGCTGCAGCTTGAGGTTCTTGCCCTGCGAGTTGGCGCGGTAGCCGACACCGGTGATGAGCAACTTCTTGGAGAAGCCCTCGGTCACGCCGGTGATCAGGTTCTGCACCAGGGTCCGCTGCATGCCCCAGAAGGCGCGCGCCTGCTTGGTCTTGTTTGCGGGCTGCACCGAAATGCCGTCATTCTCCAGCGTGTAGCTGATCTCGTCGCGCAGCGGCATGGCGAGAGTGCCCTTGGGGCCTTTCACCGAGAGCTGCCCGGCCTCGATGGTCGCCGTCACCCCCGCGGGGATCGCGACCGGCTTTTTACCGATACGGCTCATCAGAACACCTCCGCCAGCACTTCGCCGCCGACATTCTGCTCACGCGCCTCGGCGTCGGACAGAACGCCACGAGGCGTCGACACGATGGTGATGCCCAGGCCATTACGCACTACCGGCAGTTCCTTGGAACCTGAATAGACGCGACGGCCGGGCTTCGAC is a window of Sphingobium sp. MI1205 DNA encoding:
- the rpsE gene encoding 30S ribosomal protein S5; this encodes MADENEIQAQPGAPAAVEGGEQQTEARGPGRGRGRGGDRNRGERGGRGRRDDRRGGNRDEDQGEELIEKLVHINRVSKTVKGGKRFGFAALVVVGDGKGRAGFGHGKAREVPEAISKATASAKKAMVRVPLKEGRTLHHDGLGHFGAGKVTVRSAPAGTGIIAGGPMRAVFESLGVADVVTKSNGTSNPYNMIRATFAALGEQTSPKSVAQRRGKKVADLLRRGGASAEVAQADAEAIVE
- the rplR gene encoding 50S ribosomal protein L18 yields the protein MAKLSLFARRRRRVRTALKAVSGHKPRLSVHRSGRHIYAQVIDDTQGKTLAAASTLDKDVRGKAGATAQAAAEVGKRVAVAATAAGVTQVVFDRGGFLFHGRVKALADAAREAGLEF
- the rplF gene encoding 50S ribosomal protein L6, which encodes MSRIGKKPVAIPAGVTATIEAGQLSVKGPKGTLAMPLRDEISYTLENDGISVQPANKTKQARAFWGMQRTLVQNLITGVTEGFSKKLLITGVGYRANSQGKNLKLQLGYSHDVDFEIPEGIEIKTPDNTTVEISGIDKQQVGQVAAEIRRWRKPEPYKGKGIKYAGEFIFRKEGKKK
- the rpmD gene encoding 50S ribosomal protein L30, yielding MAKIKIKQIGSPIRRPADQKKILIGLGLGKMHRVVELEDTAEVRGAIKKLPHMVQVVEG